GGAGGCGGTGGTGAagctggaggtggaggtggtgctATTGTTTGAGCACTTGAAGGTGGGTTTTGCAGGGGAATCAGGAGGGTGGTGAAGGGATAAATGTTGGGATTTTCCTCGCTAAGCCCATTAGCTTCAAGGCTCCTCCCAGTATCCACACCAAATTTGATGCTAATAGTTGAAACTGTATCATTCCAGGTGACTAGGTAACTTAATAGATACTTGATACCCGCATCATTTTGGTTTTTTGTGGGGCAAGCACATCTTAGAGGAATGGTGAGCCTTTCACCAGTAAATATTTCAGAAGTTTGTCTTCTGTTTTGATCCTGGAGGGCTTGACAATTTGAGAGGCCTTGATACGTATTATTAGCAATCAGGAAAAAAGAGTCTCCTGCCTGGACAACATAAGATGTGTTGGCCTGAGAATAGTTACCTGAACATGAGCAGTTAACAGGAACTATCACCAATTTGTTTGTATCAAATGATGCAGTCTCAGAAACTGAGTTTATTGCAGAGAGCTGagatgggtcagagctcaagaggGTAGAGATGGAAGCGACAGAGTTGTAAGGAGGTTGGGATCTGAAGGTAACATAAGCCTGGCAACTCCTGTTTAGACCACTGCAAGAGTATCCAAGAACAGAATTGTCGGTGTTGGAACAATTTGTTGTAGCTTTTCCCTCATAAGGCTGCTGGGCATGAATCAATGTCCAGAAACCAAGAATAGCAAGTATAAAAATGGAGATAACAGAAGAGAATCTCATGTTGAAATGGGAAGATAAGATCTAATGTTGTCTATGGCATATATGTATACAGAGTGAGCAGTAGGGTTGTATTTGGAATGGCTTTCCTCAGAAGAATGATTCTAAATAAACGTCGCTGATTGAATTTGTGACAGGTAAGTTTCTTGTAACAGACAAATCGGAAAGATTACAATGTTGACTATCACGTTTGTCCGTGTTGACTTTTCGCAATCTTTTAATTACCCATCAAAAGTGTGAAACATTCAAGCAAGAAAGGTGTCTTTGAAAGGTAAACagtaaattacaatttaatttttaaaatttaggaaaacttataatttaatttttatatttttaaaaagtaaATAATTCAATCTTTAAAATTTAACGTTAGAATTTCAGTAAAAgtttttttaactttatttttaatttaaaaataatttaatcattaaaattttatttgattgatAATTTAGTATTTGAAATTTAgttaaacttaaaaattaatctctataattttaaaattaaataatttaattattgacattttaataaatttataagttaatttttattgTTAGAATTATAGTTGATTTTTCTATTGTTAGAATTATAgttaattttcattaaatttaataaaaatactaaaatacatttaactctattttcaatttaaaaaaaaattagtttttaaagttttattttaataacaatttgtGTTCATActcatatattttttttgtacatgataatataatataatataacatatagaaatattataaattgatatatatatatatatataattatttatatattattaaattaataatgacataaataaaattttacaaaattaagaCTTATTTATAACTAGTTACAatatttaaaattgtaaaatatatgtatgattttgtaattaatcaaaatttttaaggaccttaaagtaattaatctatattttaataatttaattttaaaattttttaatttaataatgctcatattttaaaaatatagagattaaattattaataaatgaaaatctaagagattaaattattaagaaaataaaatcttaaaaattaaattatttttcaattaaaaaaaataaaaaaaaaattaatcatttttattaaatttaacgaTAGCTTAATAAAATTCTAAGAGTAGAAACTGCTTAATTTTGAAAATACAATTATTAAATTatagattttttaaaatttaaagaactgAATTGTAATTTATCCAAAGTTAAATATGGGGTGCGATGATTAAACAAATCCAATATGGGAAGTGGACTTTTACAAGCCCCATAAATAAACTAATTACAAACGCGTTATAAAACTAGACAGTTTTATATCCAATATGGCTGGTCTATAACTCCCATTCCCAGCTTCAACAATTCAGCATTAGACGgcttcaatatataattaaacaGAATAAGGCTAGATGATCTCATTGCCCTAACTGCTATCATTATCAGTTGAAAGAAACGGTCTAAAGCCGCCACCATTTTTGAATTTGGGCCCGTTGAAGTAGACTTCCTGTCGGCTGCACAAGCTTGCTTCCAGGATGCAGAAACAGAGCCAAGTCAATGCACAAATATGCACCATTAGAATTTCTCACATTATCTACTTTCTAATCCAACGGATGAGGACATATGACATGTCCATATTACTAGGACAATCAAAAGTGTAGGAACTAAGTAGCTATACTTCTTAAGCCAATTGGTAATTGATTGACCAAGAAATTTCATTCTTAGAGACCAAAGTGGCTCAAGCTGAATTTCAGTTGGTTAGAGATGTATTCAACTGTTATATTCCCGTGTCAAGGATCTCGTCAGAGGCCCATGAATAGGACAATCTTCCTCAGGCAGGAAAGACTTCCCCTTGTTATTGTTTCTTCCCCTTCTGGAGGAACCTATGGTGATGATGTTTGTTGATTCGTTGGGGGGAAACTACCAACTTCTGGAACTCAATTCAACGAGAGAGCTACCAATCTCAAGAATTGATGATAAATACTCTGCttgttttattaatataaatgctCAATGACACATAGAGAGCTTGTTACAGCTTAAAGAAATTATAATGCTGATAGGAGTCTTTGCTAATTAGGAATACATAAAACTATATCAGAAAATAAAAGCAATCCCAATAAAAGCTGCAACTGCCTCTATCATTGCCTAATTTCCCTCTTCTGTTGATCTAGCTTTGGACTTTCTCTTATATGTGGTCCCTTCAAAGGGGTCCACAACATCAACCCCTGGAAATTAATCATTTTTCTGCTAACTTAGATACAATATTGTAAAGAAGAACAAGAAAGCTATACCGAGACAGTAGGAAAAGCAATGACAATTAAATCCACAACCCCTCAATCCTCCAATTTCTCGAAGCTCTGCCAAGAGAAGTGAAACAGCCATTAAAAGACAAAAGATACCACTAGCAATAGTATCCCGTAGTCCATTAGCCAGCCAGTCAGGTGTGATGACAAATAGAATGAAGCGAGAAACTGTACAATATTAGAAACAAGATTTGATCTCAGGACAACTTGATGTACCTTGAGCAATCAGCATGAAATGATAGGAATgatgaaagggaaaaaaaaattgcaaacCTTGAAAGGTTTCAGGGAAGAATAAGTTTGCTGCAACAGCAAGAAAGGCTATCCAATAACCAAATTGTCCtctgaataaaaaaaatattggtaTTTTTAGTAATTGTAACGACAAACTAGGTTAACTGCACAAAGTGATGACTGAAAAACTCCACAAGCACCTTAAAACATTGAACAGGACGGTTGGAAAACTTGTAAACAGATACAACACTAGAAGGGTAGTCTGCAAGGCTGATCTCCGACCTGTTCGATTAAGGATCAACAAAAATCTGTAGGGTAAAGTAAAAAACAATAAACATAGTCAAATAAGATAATGCTAAAACAAGAAAGAATAAAGTCTTTGACATTCAAGACTATCATGATATGAACTATAGTATACTTCTACAAAATGAGAAGTGCAACAGCATGGCTGAATGAATTAAGAGAAATATctggattttaaagaaaatagccAGAAAAAATTTGAATCCAAGAAGTTCAGTGCACAATCCGCCTTAAAGTGTTTTGGGATAATGTCCAAAAAAAACCCTGAACTTTGAGGTTTTTAACAATTCAACCCCAAACCTTTTTTTTTGAACAAAAATACACTAAAATTTGAACTTTTTAACAATTGTACCTGTTGTCTGTTCCATCATTAATTTTAACAGTGAAAATGTCCAAAAAAACCCCAAATTTTACCTCTTTTAACAATTGTactctaaattatttttttaacaaatatatctaaacttttaaatttactACAATTAAAACCCACTGTTAATTGCCCCATTAAATTCTACTAGAGGTGTCAGGTTAGCACTTCTAATCCtccaaattaaaattaattaaatctaatttacaataaaaataaagtaaactaTAGTTGATGAAGTAATGGGTCATGTTTTGGGGTTGCCAAATTGGATCTGGTAGAATTGTTAAAAGGAGATTTTGATAGGATTAAGGTTGAGTCTTCATAAGGACAGAATTGGGTTGGGCAAAGGTGAGCGTCACAAAAATGATGACTTGTCGAGATGATGGAGTGGTAGAAGTGGTGCTAGTTTTGTtgtaaatgaaattttttttttttcttttattgtaaattatgtttaattAGTATCACTTTAGGGATTAGAAGTAGGGTTGCGCACAATTCTCAGGGTCCTGAACAAAACCGAAGTACAGTAACTAACAAGAACCGTACCGAATCGAAATTATTTAATACTTTAGTTCAAATCTAGTTCTTCACTAAGAATTGAACCAAAACTATACCAGAACCGAACTAGGAACCCAATTTATACATaagtttttccattttttttttagatgtattatatactttcaatataattatatatatttatatgtttatatataattatgaactaaatacaacctaatattatattttatttctctatattttcttaataatttaagtTATAAATACAATAAATTAGGTTACAATTCTTAACTATAAttgtactctctctctctctctctctctctctctctctctctctctctctctctctctctctctatatatatatatatatatatatatatatatatatatatatatatatgttaattcataattatatttatatcttatagttaaatattacataattaataaatagtaaacatgtatattatatgatatacttatactattatattatataatatatttaattctaaattatatatgCAGCTTATAGTtaatgattatataatttagaaataacgaaaagatatattatatgatacatcatgtattaataactcaattcaaaacttaaatatcAATTCAAGTAcgactttttaagaaaataattatataaaattatttcaagaatCGAGAACCGAACCAGAATCATACCGAACTGAATTAGAATTGAAGAACTGAGAATTATACCGAAACAGAACCAAAACAATAAAGAACCGAACTGAAACCATACCGAAATTTTAGTTCAGTTCTGGTTCCTAGGTAAACCCCAAACCGTATTAGAACCGCACACTCCTAATTATAAGTGTTGACTGACACCTCTTAGTATTGAAAGAAGCAACTAACAATGGGGTTCAATTGTGGTAAAATTCAAAGTTCAGGGTATACttgttacaaaaaaaaaaatttagggtaCAATTGCTAAAAAAACAAAGTTTAAGATTTTTTTTGGACATTTTCTAtgctgacatggcaaaatttgttataTTTAACAGTGGAATAAACAGCAGGATACAATTGTTAAAATGTTCAATGTTTAAggtatttttgttaaaaaaagTAAGTTTGGGATAGAATTGTTAAAAACCGATTAGGATTTTGTTTGGACATTATCTCAAAAGTTCTTTGTTAGCACAAAACTTCCTACTTCTGTGCCACAATCATAACAGTCCATGAATCCTCAACATCAAGAGTAATACAAAAGAATGTGCAACTGATTATTAAGGGCAGTGACATAAAATGGATCTCTAGTTTAGCATGAAGCATTTACTCCTAGATAACAGCTGATTTGATACAGAAATACAGTATAGCCCCTCAAGGCTCAAGGCACTCAAGAAATCATCAGCTCAATTCCTACTTTCAACACCAAAACCAAGCAGAACTGAATttcttacatatatatattagcTCAAGGAGTAATAAGGACGAGTCCGCCTCTCAGGAGAAATAAGGATGCCGTGTTTTTAGGCTTGAGTAAAGGAGTGATAAGGTGAATTCTGTAAATATTGTATATTTGAATGAGTCTTTGTGGTTGAGATTCTTTGGGTAATTCGTTCCCTTCCAAGTGATAGTCTTCattatttttctcctctttttcaGCAACCTCTgttattattctttttatttaagcTGAATGTATACTGTCAATTGGATTATTGAGGTTTCACATTAATAAAATTACATCTTCTTCACTTTGttatcttggtatcagagcctcaacGATCTGCTCACCATGGCTTCTTCTCTGAATGTAgccaattttgttaccttaaagcTCAAACAATCAAACTATCCTCTGTGGAGAGAACAACTTTTGAGTTTAGCTGAAAGTCAGGAATTGTCGGATCATTTGGTTAATGGCTTTCCTGAAGATCAGAAATTCGTTACCCCTCCCAATCCAATTCCAGAAAACTATCAACCACAGCAATCAGACATCTTCAAGGCGTGGCAAAAGTCTGATAGATTACTTCGTGGGTGGATCTATGGCACCCTTAGTGAGGAATCACTCGGACTTGTCATCGGACTAGAAACTGGAGTGCATTAAAAGATGCATATGCACAAGATTCTCAAGAGAGGAATTTAAATTGACCTATTTTCGCAAAGATGAAAATCGGTCCATCACCAACATCTGCGTTTGTTTAAAGAACTTTAGCCGCTATCGGGAAAAAAGTACCCGATGAAGAAAAAGTCTTTTGTCTCCTTACTACTACGACGATGCTTAAACCACCGCGACCCAATTTTAATTCTCTCAACTTAAGAATTTAGACCGTGTGGTTTTCCACGGTCTTGATCAAATTTCGCATGTGGCTTTTTATGGAAATCAATTCATCCAAGAATTCCTCGAATCTAGATTTAATTCCCAAGGGCGTGGTTTTCAAGCCAAACCCTTTTCCAAACAAAGAGTCGTATTTTTCCCAACGAAGAATGACACCATAAGAACTAAGTGTGTCAATAGATGGTCACATCGCGAAGATTTGCTAGTGGAttccacaagaaaaacaaagcactGCCAAGCTCTTTCGGCACTCACATTGATATGTTGTAGATACTAATGCATCGAATCATATGACAAAATCTATTCCATAAACTTATCGACTATTATGGACTGATTCCATAACCATTATCCATCGATGGTGTTGGAATGACGTCTATAGAAATTATCACTTTCAAATGTCTTTTCGATCTAAAAAGAATTTACTTTTCAGAGGCCAATTATGATTATCCCGTGAATTGTGAATTTTCTAATGTTTCTATTTACAAGGGCCACGGAAAAATAACATTTATATCTTGTCGTGAATCCAAAGCATATTTTTCCAATCGATTTAGGTATATGGCATCAACGATTAGGACACCCTCAACCTTCGCGATTTCTATTTTGTTTAATAAGAACCTTATTGATGTTAAAGGTTCCTTtcattctttatttttatttgatagcTGACAATTATGCAAATTGTGCTAATTTCTATTTAGTTTGTCTTCCAATAAATGTACCAGTATTTGAAAAAGTTCATTGTGATTTATGGGGACCACTGCTCTTTATCTTTTgccaaatttaaatattatgctTGCTTGGTAGATGACTATTCTAAATACTCTTGGCTTATACCACTAAagaaaaaatcggatttctttgTTGCTTATAAAGCTTTTGAACAGTTTGTGCTAAGACAATTTGGGAAGACCATCAAGGTTTTCCATTCCGATGGAGGAGGTGAGTTTTTGAATAATGCTTTATCTTCACATTTTCTTTCACAAGGTATTAAACATCAAGTGTCGTGTCCTCATACACTTATTGAATTAGGATTGACGATGATGTATCATAGTCATGTGCCATTGTCTATGTGGGTCGAtgcttttcaaatttttaataaataggtTGCCTAGGAATGAAACACCATATTTTAAATTGCATGGAACTCATTTTGATTATAGCTCCCTACGTGTCTTTGGTTCTAAGTGTTTTCCATATATATGGGACACAAGAGGTCATAAGTTTGATCCTAAGTCTTGTTTATGTGTTTTTATAGGGTATAGTGAAAAACACAAAGGTTACAAATGTTTCAATCCCAaaactaagaaaataataatatctCGACATGTGAGCTTTGATGAAAATGTTTTTCCGTATAAATCATCTCCTAATAAAATGTTTGTTGACAAGCTTATGGATTCTTGGTTACCATCTCACGAGATTATTTTCCACTAAGTTCAAGAAAGTGCAGTCCGATGTATTACCGGCCTATACCACACATGACAATCGGACTATAGGAGATCATGAAAGATCCTACAAGTGAGTCTCCACTAGCGGCTCATCATTCACACTCAAGATGACGGATGCATCTATCCACCTCCATTGTTTTTGTCAAATAGAGTTGAAGACACAATTCAAAATTCCTTAGCAAAGGAGGCGTTGTTGGTAAACAAGTTATTGAATCGTTTTGTCATCTCCAACTAATACTCATGTATACTTCTATGATTGATGATACGGATCAAGAAGAGTTGCTTCTCATCATCTTTGGTGAAATATCACCGAACAAGTTCTCGACATTCGATGGTCAAATAGTTAAGCCAAACCCAAAGTATGCTTTACATGTGTCTATATCTCCGATATACCTCCCGAGCCTAAAAAAGAGTGCTCTTGCACATCCAGGCTATGATAGAGGAGTATCAAGCTTTAAACCACACTTGGGAACTTGTTCCTAGACGCCAATGTAAATATAATAGGGTGTAAGTGGGTTTTTAAAGCTAAAATAAATTCGATGGGCATTTGGATAGATTGAAAGCTAGACTAGTTGCCAAGGGGTTTCATCAACTAGATGGTGTTGATTACACCAAACCTACTCCCTGTTATTAAACCAGAACCATACGCTTAGTTCTTTCGTGGCTTTAGTGAAAAATTGGCCAATTCGCCAATTAGACGTGAAAAATGCATTTTTGCATGGATTTATAAAGATTTATATATGGATCACCCACCGGAATGAAAGATCCTAATTATCCTAATCATGTTTGCA
This sequence is a window from Hevea brasiliensis isolate MT/VB/25A 57/8 chromosome 10, ASM3005281v1, whole genome shotgun sequence. Protein-coding genes within it:
- the LOC110637609 gene encoding cold-regulated 413 plasma membrane protein 1; translated protein: MGLRVVAADEELRSSGGRTAFQWEGTISAIFLLILNRTGRRSALQTTLLVLYLFTSFPTVLFNVLRGQFGYWIAFLAVAANLFFPETFQVSRFILFVITPDWLANGLRDTIASGIFCLLMAVSLLLAELREIGGLRGCGFNCHCFSYCLGIAFLFFFTILYLS